CGggctactacgtactagtAATGTCCACAACTGCCCTCGAAACCTGGAGAGACCCGGCAGACGAGGATCAGGGACCCAGAGAACGGGTCCGCTGTTACGTACGAGACACACCCCCTCACACAATACGTTCAGTATGAACGATTCAGGTCGTCGATGGCAGTTTCTCCCCGTGGGGAGAGGAAAAGGGGCGTCAGGGCAGCCGGGTCAGGTCCAAAGGGCGTCAGGGGAAGCGACCTGGCTGTCGTGGCGCCAAGAAGTTTGGCTCTCGCGAGTCGGATGGCGGATGACGGATATCGGATCGTGGGAGGTGCATGACGGCGGCACACTGTGCTCAACAGCCCCCTTGAGCATGGCTCAGGAGGTTCATGGTTACTACAAGGCACTCATAGACCCGTGATATCGCCTTTGTTGAACGCGTAGGGTCGGTATCTTTGCCGGACTTGGTGAGGATTCTccgcccgccttcttctgcccGTTGCCTTCGGATCTCGACGCCCACATAGGAAATAGGATGCAAGCCAGCTCAATGGTATGCATATCTCCTCCAACGGACAAAACTTCAGCCAGGAACATCCTCCTCCGTAGTAGACAGTACGGCGCCTGACTTGACCTTTCAATGGCTGCGACTGCCGGGCCAAGATGGCTTCGTAGCAAGCCCCAGGTCCAACTCCTTCTTCGAGGCTTAGAAACTTAATGGTTCTGAGACGAAGGTTCAAACAGGGCCACGGGGACCCCCAATGCTGGCGTCGCAATAATGTCAGCCCGCGTTGCCTGCGAGGCCCAGTCTCCGCGATAAGCGATCCGTTCGAAGTGTTGAGCCAAGCGCACCACTGCATCGTCAATCAGCACAACCACACCCGTGATTTTCGCGCCCGAGGAAGCACTCAACGGCAATACGCCATCTCGGTGAGGGCAAAGTTTTGGCCAACGCATATTCTCGGGCCTCCACTGAACGGAAGATATGTCCACGGCCGTGGTGTCCAGTGATTCCAGCGGTCCGGGCTGAACGTGAGAGGGTCTGCGAACGTTTTCGATGTGGGAGGGTACAAATCCCGTCGCTTGTGTAACCCTGATGTGTTGATCGTGACGGTATCGCCCTTGAGTAGCACGACATCTGGCTCACCCGGTGGGCCGGGaatcgccgtcgtctccaaAGCTTGACGCATGTTGAGGGGAACTACTGGATGCAAGCGTAGCGTCTCGTTGAGTATGTTTCTGACGCTTTTTAGGTTCTTCAGAGTCTCGTAAGTCGGCCGTTTCTCCACCCCGAGCGCGTCAATGACCTCTCGTCGTAGCTGCGTCCAAGCATCCGGGCAGTTAGACAGCTCGTACACAGCCCAAGACATGGTAGCGGCAGTCGTGTCTCTTGCCGCCAGCAACACAGACATGATCTCATCACGGAGGACCTTTGGCTCCTTGGAAAATCTCGCGATGCTATGAAGAAACGTAAAGTCAATATCCAGTTTGGAAAGCTCGTCCAACTCATTCTCGCTAAGAGCCAAAGCCCGGCTAATGATAGGTTCGATGAAAGACTCGATGCATCCGATCGCTTTGAGGTAGGCCCCCTTGGGTATTAGTGGCGCGATGGGACTGTCAAGTGTTAGCGGTCTATCGACGGGCTCCAAGATCACTGTCTGTCAACGCACTTGAGGACGAAAATCAACATTTGTATTCGCTGGGCGGTGGTCATCGCGTTGGCAACGCCATGTACGGGGCTGCAAAGGAAGCATGTTAGCCTCCCGTGGGCAGCGTCGGGCTCGATTAGACTTGCTTATCCAAGCTGTTGACGTTTTCACCCAGGAGAAACTCTGTCGCGGCGTCTAGAGACCATCTGTAGAACAAGTTCTTGAGATCCACTGTCTCGCCGTTGCGTGGCAGCTTGGAGAGTAGCTTGTCCGTACAGTAGTCGAATATGGTCAGGTTGCGCAGCCTATCTCTTGCAAACATGGGACGGATCATGCTGCGACTGTTGTGCCATTGCTGGCCGTCGGTGGCGaagatgccgtcgccgagaaaTGGGCCCCAGAGTTTGTGCCACTGCGAGCCATGGCCGAAGCTGGCAAATTTCGTCGCGAGAACAGCCTTGATCTGCTCAGGCTCGCGTGTGATAAGCACCCTCTTCTTGCCCGTCAAGCTGAACTCGGCAgcgtgctggctgcccggCAAGGCGTCCAGTGTTTGGTCACACCAATTTGGTAAGTTGTTCCTAAGCTGATTCTTGCCTACATTGAAATAGAACCACGATGCTGTCGTTTCATCAGCTCAACGTTCGCCCTAGACGGGAGCTTTGGCCTTGGTTCGCGGCTGCTTCTGTGAAAGCTCGATCCCATGAAATCAAGCTCGGGCTGAGAGCCAAGAACATTGAACCCCTCCGGCGGATCATCTACATACGAAACGGGCAAGATACCTGAGAAAAAGTTGCCAGCCAAGATCGgggcgcgagcgcctcctgcTCGCCGTATACGGTCATCGGCTACCCGATTCCGAGCCCAGACAAGTGCAGCGAACAGAAGGACGGTGCCAGCAAAGACGAGATCGAGTCGTAGGAGCATGACGTTGCGTTCAGCGGCACGGCCGTAGACCGTCACCGCGACGAAGGTAGACACAAGCCAGCACGGGGTGGACGGCGTCGGTGATCAAGGGAAAGAGAACAAGAACCAACAAGCTGGGGGAGTGATGGAGCCCGCAGCTGGTTTTCATACCGTCATGTTTCGTGGAACAAAGGACTGCACTCAAAGTACCATGAGAAAGCACCCTGATACTGCGCTTTGTACAGTACCATACGCTACGCACGTCAAGGATTCGTGCGGACCTGGGGCTAGTTGGGCTCCTCCCCGGTTCATACATGGTGCCAGTGCCCCACGGGCGAAAGTGCAACTAACACAACTTGCGACTGCCAACAAGGCAAGACGAGGTATTTCGCACTTGCCGAATACCTAACTACCTACCTGTGCCCCTAACTCTAGTACCTTATGAGCCGAGTCGGCGCAGTGTCTCTTTGCGCTTCCGAGCCCATCCTGCTATTGGCTTTTGACGAGCCCGTCGAGAGTACTGTATGCCTTTCCATAGCTGAAGCACCGTCTGGGCAAAAGCTACACAGCTGTCATCTGAGCACGATGCGGACAGGATCGTCAGACCGTGCAAGGGTCAGTTCGCGGCCAACTTCCTTTTGGGTGCCTGCGAGCCGTTGCAGAGTTGactctgcgtctgcgtcggGAGTGGTGATTGTACGAGATGCATGAGGGAACCAAGCCCTGGGATTGGACAGGGTCCGAGTCGCCGGTGGGCCTGGGTTCTGGGTCGCACGAGATGCAGGATGTTGGAGATGTGGCGTCTCCAGACGACGGCAATGGTGCATCGGAGCATCGGCCCCAAGAGCCGAATGCAGTGACGCGGCGCATGAGGCGGTAAAATGAGAGCCCACAAGGAAATGGAAGCCCGTTGCGACGAATGACGCTACACGACGACTGCTGGGTCGCTGGCAGCTCGTTGATGAGACGGTGGGATTTTGGTTCCAAGGCTTTTTGTAGCATGACGGCCGGGCACAATTTGGTGGTTTGCTTCACCACTCCCGCCTAGCTAGAGAGAGAGCTCTGGCGCCCCCACAACGCTCACCGACGGGCTTGCGCGCTCGGTCGGCTTTAGcggctcggcggccatgttTTTCCGGACCACACCGGCGAAACTCGGGTCCAGCTGGAGCTTGCGGCAGAATCGTTTCTGATGGAGCTCGTTTGCTTTAACGTCGAAGCAAGCAACGTCTGTCCTtttgccctcgtcgtcggtcatcGCGAGTTTTCCTTCCATACCCCACGTCCCCAAAGGCGATCGCCTCTCTCCACTCAGAATGTTCAAGCtaggccgcagccgcgccctGGCCTCGGCCCTGAATGCCACCAAGGTGCGTTCATAGCCCGGGCGTCTTTTTCTCGCACCTCGTCGAACCAGCCCCCTACAAGTGGCTACTAACACATGGCATCACGATAGCTTCAGGTCGCCCCTTCAGTCAGGCTGCCCGGCGTCGCGCAACAACGACGCGCTTTGAGCATCCACGAGTACCTGTCGGCCGACCTCCTGCGAAAGGTAAATCGAACACCTCACGCCGGCTGCCATGGATGCCTCGTCTTGCGAACGAAACATCGAGATACTAATTGTTGGTCCGTCATATAGTATGGTGTCGGCGTTCCCAAGGGCTCCGTagccaagacggccgaggaggccaagaacGTGGCCAAAGAGATCGGCACCGAGGACATGGTCATCAAGGCCCAGGTCCTCGCCGGTGGCCGAGGCAAGGGCTCCTTCGACAACGGCCTCAAGGGCGGTGTCCGCGTCATTTATTCGCCTCACGAGGCAGAGATGTTCGCTGAGCAGATGATCGGTCACAAGCTCATCACGAAGcagacgggcgccggcggccgacttTGCAACTCCGTCTACATTTGCGAGCGCAAGTTTGCGCGCCGCGAGTTTTACCTGGCCATCCTTATGGACCGTGGGTCGCAGACGCCCGTAATCGTCTCTTCGTCTCAGGGTGGCATGGATATCGAGACGGTCGCTAAGGAGACTCCCGAtgccatcaacaccacctACGTTGACATCAACAAGGGTGTGACGGACGACATGGCGCGCAGCATCGCCACCAACCTCGGGTTCAGTGAGCAGTGCATCGAGGATGCCAAGGACACAATCCAGAAGCTCTACAAGATTTTCCTCGAACGCGACATGACGCAGATCGAGATCAACCCCCTGTCCGAGACCTCAGACCACCAGGTACTTTGCATGGACGCCAAGTTCGGcttcgacgacaacgccgagTTCCGCCAAAAGGAGGTCTTTGAGTGGCGCGACACGACGCAGGAGGACCCCGATGAGGTCAGGGCTGCCCAGTCAAACCTCAACTTCATCAAGCTGGATGGTGACATCGGCTGCCTGGTCAacggcgcgggcctcgccATGGCTACCATGGACATTATCAAGCtcaacggcggccagccggccaACTTTCTCGATGTCGGTGGCGGTGCGACGCCTGCTGCCATCAAGGAGGCGTTTGAGCTCATCACCAGCGACCCCAAGGTGACGGCCATTTTCGTCAACATCTTCGGCGGTATCGTGCGGtgcgacgccatcgcgcaGGGCTTGATCAACACGGCCGAGTCGCTGAATCTCAAGATCCCCATCATTGCGCGTCTGCAGGGCACCAACGTGGAGCAGGCGCAcaagctcatcaacgagTCGGGCATGAAGATCTTCTCCATCGATGACCTGCAAAACGCGGCCGAGAAGGCGGTGCAGCTGTCCAAGGTTGTCAAGCTGGGTAAGTGTGGTTCTGATGCATACGAGTCGAGATGTTTTGCTGACCATTTGACCGCAGCGCGTGAtatcgacgtcggcgtcgagttCACGCTGGGCATCTAAGGAAGGGGCGGGTTGGGCATGTCTGCCTCGGTACGAATGGTAGACACTGCGTGTAACATCTCATTAGGGGCAAGGGCAGGTCTTTTGATCCGGGCCTGCGTCGGGCGTGGCGAGTGTACTGTGCTGTAGCATGCATCAACTTTCCCGTGCTGGGACGAGTCGGAGACACGTGTTGGGTGATCTAGTACGCTTACTTTTTATAGACGTGACAGGGCTGTCAATTGTGTGTctgctgccggcgcctccCGAGATGCCGGGCAATGTAATCTCGTGTGCGTGAAAGTGGAACCTGTCTCAGCGCCCGAGGATCTCTGATGGTGACGACCATGGGCGGGCGCAGAACCTCGTCAACTCCCTGGTCCGTCAACTGTCTCGCCAACGTGAGGCGATGGATCGATCTTAAACCTGGTGGCGAGGAGCTTGCAAGGGACCTTTGCATCGAGGAACTGGGGCGGAGCACACGAGTGACGAGTTGTTGCCAACAGGTGAGAGTCGTTTTGGGTTAATGAGCGAAATGACACGGCGGGATGTAGGCAGCAAGATTGTGTAACGACACCGGAAACGAGAGTGAGGTCTTTGCTTCTTCTATGCACCTTCTTTTCTTGAGAGAATTGATACGTGTTCCACCTCGACCAAACTTTGGGGGTCGGAGagagggagcggcggctcgagggAGCCGAAGGCCAGGATGCAGGCCGGAATGCCGGGTGGCATGGGTACGAAGTGCTCGAGGTTGCACAGGAAGCAAGcctttggggggggggggagcgcgTTTGCTAGAAGACGCAACGGAGACTGTGTGACGACGGTTGGAGTCGGACAGAAGGCGGTgtcacgacgacgcacaACATgagcggacgaggtcgaagcAAACACACATACCGAGGGACGAGCTTCGCATACTATATCCTGGCGGCAGGCAAGTGCTCGTCCGTACCCAGTGACGGCGGGCCTGGGCCGGGGAGATTCGTCGGGGCCCTTCCGGGATGTGGGGCGAAGCTCCGACCCCCGTCGTTCAGACTATGGTCTTGGCCGTATGGGCCTTGATCTGGCTGTCTTGGATTGCGTTCGGTACCGGTCACTCGCTCCTAGCGGCACAGGAACGAAGAATCGACAAGTGCGCTGgtgacgcggcggcagggtccGGTGTCAAGTGAAGATCCGtatcctcctcgccttcacCCCCCCCTCGCTCGCATCGTCAACAGATCCGGGGCACAGGTAAGTGCTTGGGGtaaagggggggggaaaggTGCTTGTCCCAAAACATGCATTTGAGGCGTTTGCTCGGAGACCGGACCTACAGTCGACGTGCATGTGGCGTCCGTCGCGCGTGCCTGATTGAGCTCCCCCGGCACGGCAACAACGCCAACGACAATGACGGTGGCTCCTTTTGGCTCAAAACAGGACAGTACATGTCACGTCATGCCATGTCATGTCGTGGCAGGGTCGTCGGGCACGACAACAAgggccaggcgggcaggcaggcaagcacaaaaaaaaagaacgGGAACAAGTCGAACAATCCACGTCAGATGAGGCGAGCCGCGCGGGAAGAAAAGGTTCCAATTGAAATGAAACAACCATGGATGGAGTCCCTTTCCCGCGTGTCCTGCCCGATACGTGAAGTACCTACGTATGACTGCCCACTAATAAGTTAGTACAGGAACACGACGGGGGAGCGTGCGTTCGCGAGCTTCTAGAAGGCTACTTACGTAGTAGACCGGCGATTGTCCGCCGGGACTAgggcggtcgcggcgcgggcagggTGCCGGCCGTGGCTAGGCTTGTCAATGACAgagccgctcgcccgcccgcccactgcTGCAGCCCTGTGGGCACCCTGAGAGGAAAAAAAATGTGCGAATCCCGACAAACGCCCGAGTGGGGCCCGCTGGGAACCCGGACATCGGCTCGCCAGGGGGGGAATGACGATAGatgcggcagcgggcggccgggagggcgggtggcggcgtctgACTTGGCCCGAGTTTGTTGTCTCAGTGCCATGCAGTGGTCGTGCCGGTGCTTGCAAGGGCCACGCAAGAGACGGAAAAGATgggaaaagaaaagaatTGGAAAAAACAACACCCTGAATaaagaaagaagagaggGGACCAAAAAGGAAAGAGGAAAGCGCCACTGCAGGTTTGTGCTACAACGCAATACAACGAACGATTCCCGTCCCCACGTCTTCAGCAAgttacctaggtaccttatcAATGCCCAGCGCGAGTCGAGAAGAAAACGGCAGGTTGAATTGTCGTTGTCGTTACAGCCCAAGGGAAGGaaccactgccgccgcccaatgAGGGGGCTCGGAAAGGCGCAAAACAGGGCAAACCCAGCTACCCTCGGCAATGCTCGGGCATTGCGCGCGCTCCTTCCTCCATAACCTCCTCCACTGCCTctaaggtaccttgggtacgtaggtagtaggtaAAACGTGAGCAGCTTGCTACTAAGGTTGCACCGAGGTGTGAAGAAATCGCACGCCAGAGGCTCTCTGAGCTGGGAAATGTGGGACGCGCCCCCGACCTGGGTCTCACGTACTTTTCTCTCCCGCCTGGCTGGGCCGTCTGAATCGGGCACCGCACCACTACCTGGGTAATACCCTTGTCTTGTATACACCTGGTACGTACATCAAAACTTAGAAAGTGCGTTGAACGCGAATTGCcggtcgctcgctcgcgcgGTCGGAGCTCCACGCCGGACAGGACCAGCGGGGATGCGCCGGCGTACAAGGCCGCGACACCCATGAGTCGTTATTGCATTGGTACGGAGGGCGAAATATATAAACCTGGAGTGCCCtctgcatcatcgtcggctcTTGGGGTTTTAGCCATCGTTCACT
The genomic region above belongs to Purpureocillium takamizusanense chromosome 5, complete sequence and contains:
- a CDS encoding uncharacterized protein (EggNog:ENOG503PC41~COG:Q), whose protein sequence is MTTAQRIQMLIFVLNPIAPLIPKGAYLKAIGCIESFIEPIISRALALSENELDELSKLDIDFTFLHSIARFSKEPKVLRDEIMSVLLAARDTTAATMSWAVYELSNCPDAWTQLRREVIDALGVEKRPTYETLKNLKSVRNILNETLRLHPVVPLNMRQALETTAIPGPPGEPDVVLLKGDTVTINTSGLHKRRDLYPPTSKTFADPLTFSPDRWNHWTPRPWTYLPFSGGPRICVGQNFALTEMAYCLVRLAQHFERIAYRGDWASQATRADIIATPALGVPVALFEPSSQNH
- the LSC2 gene encoding succinate--CoA ligase beta chain (EggNog:ENOG503NUY0~BUSCO:EOG09262GXD~COG:C), which encodes MFKLGRSRALASALNATKLQVAPSVRLPGVAQQRRALSIHEYLSADLLRKYGVGVPKGSVAKTAEEAKNVAKEIGTEDMVIKAQVLAGGRGKGSFDNGLKGGVRVIYSPHEAEMFAEQMIGHKLITKQTGAGGRLCNSVYICERKFARREFYLAILMDRGSQTPVIVSSSQGGMDIETVAKETPDAINTTYVDINKGVTDDMARSIATNLGFSEQCIEDAKDTIQKLYKIFLERDMTQIEINPLSETSDHQVLCMDAKFGFDDNAEFRQKEVFEWRDTTQEDPDEVRAAQSNLNFIKLDGDIGCLVNGAGLAMATMDIIKLNGGQPANFLDVGGGATPAAIKEAFELITSDPKVTAIFVNIFGGIVRCDAIAQGLINTAESLNLKIPIIARLQGTNVEQAHKLINESGMKIFSIDDLQNAAEKAVQLSKVVKLARDIDVGVEFTLGI
- a CDS encoding uncharacterized protein (SECRETED:SignalP(1-22~SECRETED:cutsite=VWA-RN~SECRETED:prob=0.5440)~EggNog:ENOG503PC41~COG:Q), which codes for MIRPMFARDRLRNLTIFDYCTDKLLSKLPRNGETVDLKNLFYRWSLDAATEFLLGENVNSLDNPVHGVANAMTTAQRIQMLIFVLNPIAPLIPKGAYLKAIGCIESFIEPIISRALALSENELDELSKLDIDFTFLHSIARFSKEPKVLRDEIMSVLLAARDTTAATMSWAVYELSNCPDAWTQLRREVIDALGVEKRPTYETLKNLKSVRNILNETLRLHPVVPLNMRQALETTAIPGPPGEPDVVLLKGDTVTINTSGLHKRRDLYPPTSKTFADPLTFSPDRWNHWTPRPWTYLPFSGGPRICVGQNFALTEMAYCLVRLAQHFERIAYRGDWASQATRADIIATPALGVPVALFEPSSQNH
- a CDS encoding uncharacterized protein (EggNog:ENOG503PC41~COG:Q) → MLLRLDLVFAGTVLLFAALVWARNRVADDRIRRAGGARAPILAGNFFSASWFYFNVGKNQLRNNLPNWCDQTLDALPGSQHAAEFSLTGKKRVLITREPEQIKAVLATKFASFGHGSQWHKLWGPFLGDGIFATDGQQWHNSRSMIRPMFARDRLRNLTIFDYCTDKLLSKLPRNGETVDLKNLFYRWSLDAATEFLLGENVNSLDNPVHGVANAMTTAQRIQMLIFVLNPIAPLIPKGAYLKAIGCIESFIEPIISRALALSENELDELSKLDIDFTFLHSIARFSKEPKVLRDEIMSVLLAARDTTAATMSWAVYELSNCPDAWTQLRREVIDALGVEKRPTYETLKNLKSVRNILNETLRLHPVVPLNMRQALETTAIPGPPGEPDVVLLKGDTVTINTSGLHKRRDLYPPTSKTFADPLTFSPDRWNHWTPRPWTYLPFSGGPRICVGQNFALTEMAYCR
- a CDS encoding uncharacterized protein (SECRETED:SignalP(1-22~SECRETED:cutsite=VWA-RN~SECRETED:prob=0.5440)~EggNog:ENOG503PC41~COG:Q), with the translated sequence MLLRLDLVFAGTVLLFAALVWARNRVADDRIRRAGGARAPILAGNFFSASWFYFNVGKNQLRNNLPNWCDQTLDALPGSQHAAEFSLTGKKRVLITREPEQIKAVLATKFASFGHGSQWHKLWGPFLGDGIFATDGQQWHNSRSMIRPMFARDRLRNLTIFDYCTDKLLSKLPRNGETVDLKNLFYRWSLDAATEFLLGENVNSLDNPVHGVANAMTTAQRIQMLIFVLNPIAPLIPKGAYLKAIGCIESFIEPIISRALALSENELDELSKLDIDFTFLHSIARFSKEPKVLRDEIMSVLLAARDTTAATMSWAVYELSNCPDAWTQLRREVIDALGVEKRPTYETLKNLKSVRNILNETLRLHPVVPLNMRQALETTAIPGPPGEPDVVLLKGDTVTINTSGLHKRRDLYPPTSKTFADPLTFSPDRWNHWTPRPWTYLPFSGGPRICVGQNFALTEMAYCLVRLAQHFERIAYRGDWASQATRADIIATPALGVPVALFEPSSQNH